In Maylandia zebra isolate NMK-2024a linkage group LG12, Mzebra_GT3a, whole genome shotgun sequence, a single genomic region encodes these proteins:
- the egr3 gene encoding early growth response protein 3 isoform X2 produces the protein MDLGMGSEKATSEIQYGSSFQSNRSGQTVTYLGKFAFDTPPSGGIGGSGWCSDNNIISLVSAGILGVSPSPGTVTTQTSSSAASMGGQTSDMEQVYGPPLPAYSTCGDLYQDQVSFHHSPATSTPLAYPGNDYHSTSKASMDGSLFSMIPDYNLFHHQGEVGVMEHKPFQTMDPIRVNPPPITPLETIRAFKDKQQIHPGFIGGQQHPPQHHPPPQTLTLKPIRPRKYPNRPSKTPVHERPHACPAENCDRRFSRSDELTRHLRIHTGHKPFQCRICMRSFSRSDHLTTHIRTHTGEKPFSCEFCGRKFARSDERKRHAKVHLKQKDKKPADKSSGAAGSHSSPPSSCGGPTVGTS, from the coding sequence ATGGATCTGGGCATGGGAAGCGAGAAAGCAACCTCGGAGATTCAGTATGGATCCAGCTTCCAGTCCAACCGCAGCGGGCAGACTGTCACCTACTTGGGGAAGTTTGCCTTTGACACTCCTCCTTCAGGTGGCATTGGTGGCTCTGGCTGGTGCTCTGATAACAATATCATCAGTCTTGTGAGCGCGGGGATCCTCGGTGTTTCTCCATCACCCGGCACAGTAACGACACAAACATCATCCTCCGCAGCAAGCATGGGCGGACAGACGTCAGACATGGAGCAGGTATATGGTCCACCACTGCCTGCTTATTCCACCTGTGGTGACCTGTACCAGGATCAGGTCTCCTTTCACCACAGCCCTGCCACCAGCACCCCTCTAGCCTACCCTGGCAATGACTATCACTCCACATCAAAAGCCTCCATGGATGGCAGTCTTTTCTCCATGATCCCCGACTACAACCTTTTCCACCATCAAGGGGAGGTCGGCGTGATGGAGCACAAGCCCTTTCAGACCATGGACCCCATCCGAGTCAACCCTCCACCCATCACGCCTCTGGAGACCATCAGAGCATTCAAAGACAAGCAGCAAATTCACCCAGGTTTCATCGGCGGGCAGCAGCACCCACCTCAGCACCACCCCCCACCACAGACACTCACCCTAAAACCCATCCGACCACGGAAGTACCCCAACCGTCCCAGCAAAACCCCGGTCCACGAGCGGCCGCACGCCTGTCCGGCAGAGAACTGTGACAGACGCTTCTCGCGCTCAGACGAGCTCACGCGTCACCTCCGCATCCACACGGGTCACAAACCCTTCCAGTGCCGAATATGCATGCGCTCCTTCAGCAGGAGCGACCATCTGACCACACACATTCGCACGCACACGGGTGAGAAACCCTTCTCCTGTGAGTTCTGTGGACGCAAGTTTGCCAGAAGCGACGAGCGAAAGAGACACGCAAAGGTGCACCTGAAACAGAAGGACAAGAAGCCAGCTGACAAGAGCAGTGGGGCAGCTGGGAGCCACAGCTCGCCGCCCAGCTCCTGCGGGGGGCCAACTGTGGGAACGTCATGA
- the egr3 gene encoding early growth response protein 3 isoform X1: MTGKLADKIPLTMSSLINTIPDSLYPEEDIPTSMNIFTSTESINHYSQMNTDNIMDLGMGSEKATSEIQYGSSFQSNRSGQTVTYLGKFAFDTPPSGGIGGSGWCSDNNIISLVSAGILGVSPSPGTVTTQTSSSAASMGGQTSDMEQVYGPPLPAYSTCGDLYQDQVSFHHSPATSTPLAYPGNDYHSTSKASMDGSLFSMIPDYNLFHHQGEVGVMEHKPFQTMDPIRVNPPPITPLETIRAFKDKQQIHPGFIGGQQHPPQHHPPPQTLTLKPIRPRKYPNRPSKTPVHERPHACPAENCDRRFSRSDELTRHLRIHTGHKPFQCRICMRSFSRSDHLTTHIRTHTGEKPFSCEFCGRKFARSDERKRHAKVHLKQKDKKPADKSSGAAGSHSSPPSSCGGPTVGTS, translated from the exons ATGACAGGGAAACTAGCGGACAAGATCCCTCTTACCATGAGCAGTTTAATAAACACGATCCCTGACAGTCTCTACCCAGAAGAGGACATCCCGACGTCTATGAATATTTTCACCAGTACGGAATCCATTAATCACTATTCACAGATGAACACAG ATAATATCATGGATCTGGGCATGGGAAGCGAGAAAGCAACCTCGGAGATTCAGTATGGATCCAGCTTCCAGTCCAACCGCAGCGGGCAGACTGTCACCTACTTGGGGAAGTTTGCCTTTGACACTCCTCCTTCAGGTGGCATTGGTGGCTCTGGCTGGTGCTCTGATAACAATATCATCAGTCTTGTGAGCGCGGGGATCCTCGGTGTTTCTCCATCACCCGGCACAGTAACGACACAAACATCATCCTCCGCAGCAAGCATGGGCGGACAGACGTCAGACATGGAGCAGGTATATGGTCCACCACTGCCTGCTTATTCCACCTGTGGTGACCTGTACCAGGATCAGGTCTCCTTTCACCACAGCCCTGCCACCAGCACCCCTCTAGCCTACCCTGGCAATGACTATCACTCCACATCAAAAGCCTCCATGGATGGCAGTCTTTTCTCCATGATCCCCGACTACAACCTTTTCCACCATCAAGGGGAGGTCGGCGTGATGGAGCACAAGCCCTTTCAGACCATGGACCCCATCCGAGTCAACCCTCCACCCATCACGCCTCTGGAGACCATCAGAGCATTCAAAGACAAGCAGCAAATTCACCCAGGTTTCATCGGCGGGCAGCAGCACCCACCTCAGCACCACCCCCCACCACAGACACTCACCCTAAAACCCATCCGACCACGGAAGTACCCCAACCGTCCCAGCAAAACCCCGGTCCACGAGCGGCCGCACGCCTGTCCGGCAGAGAACTGTGACAGACGCTTCTCGCGCTCAGACGAGCTCACGCGTCACCTCCGCATCCACACGGGTCACAAACCCTTCCAGTGCCGAATATGCATGCGCTCCTTCAGCAGGAGCGACCATCTGACCACACACATTCGCACGCACACGGGTGAGAAACCCTTCTCCTGTGAGTTCTGTGGACGCAAGTTTGCCAGAAGCGACGAGCGAAAGAGACACGCAAAGGTGCACCTGAAACAGAAGGACAAGAAGCCAGCTGACAAGAGCAGTGGGGCAGCTGGGAGCCACAGCTCGCCGCCCAGCTCCTGCGGGGGGCCAACTGTGGGAACGTCATGA